One window of Nostoc sp. C052 genomic DNA carries:
- a CDS encoding NnrU family protein → MPLISWLTSSHFVILGLQIVFAIAHSGGAALRPKAEKYIGPRLYRILFALVSLPLAVILIIYFFGHRYDGLQLWQVQGVPGVREFVWLLSAISFLFLYPATFNLLEIAAIQKPQVHLYETGIIRITRHPQMVGQIMWCVAHTLWLGTTFTLVTSIGLVLHHLFGVWHGDRRLSDRYGEAFEVAKQRTSIIPFKAIIDGRQSLKWQEFLRPAYLGVTIFIALLWWSHPLLQEATSRIGW, encoded by the coding sequence ATGCCGTTGATTTCTTGGTTGACATCCAGTCATTTTGTCATACTGGGGTTACAAATAGTTTTTGCGATCGCTCACAGTGGAGGTGCTGCTTTGCGTCCAAAGGCCGAAAAATACATTGGCCCAAGGCTTTATCGCATTCTCTTTGCATTAGTCAGCCTACCGTTGGCTGTGATATTAATTATTTACTTTTTTGGGCACCGTTATGATGGTTTGCAACTTTGGCAGGTACAAGGAGTGCCAGGAGTGCGAGAATTTGTTTGGCTGTTGTCAGCAATCTCGTTTTTGTTTTTATATCCTGCTACCTTCAATCTACTAGAAATTGCTGCCATTCAAAAGCCCCAAGTTCATCTCTACGAAACAGGAATTATTCGGATTACCCGTCATCCCCAAATGGTGGGGCAAATAATGTGGTGTGTTGCCCATACGCTCTGGTTGGGAACTACCTTTACCCTTGTGACTTCCATTGGATTGGTGTTGCATCACTTGTTTGGGGTTTGGCATGGGGATCGCCGTTTGAGTGATCGCTATGGCGAAGCTTTTGAAGTTGCCAAACAGCGGACTTCAATTATTCCCTTTAAAGCAATTATTGACGGGCGTCAATCTCTCAAATGGCAGGAATTTCTCCGCCCTGCCTATTTGGGAGTTACCATTTTTATCGCTTTGCTTTGGTGGTCTCACCCTCTGTTACAGGAAGCAACTAGTAGGATAGGATGGTAA
- a CDS encoding LysR family transcriptional regulator has product MSDLPFTLDQLRILKAIAQEGSFKRAADSLYVSQPAVSLQVQNLERQLDVPLFDRGGRRAQLTEAGHLLLSYGEKILSLCQETCRAIEDLQNLQGGTLIVGASQTTGTYLLPRMIGMFRQKYPDVAVQLHVHSTRRTAWSVANGQVDLAIIGGEIPGELSESLEVIPYAEDELALILPVFHPFTKLEKIQKEDLYKLQFIALDSQSTIRKVIDQVLGRCEIDTRRFKVEMELNSIEAIKNAVQSGLGAAFVSTSAIAKELQMGVLHRTPIEGVVVKRTLWLIFNPNRYRSKAAEAFSQEILPQFANPGWNQDVLKLAQKNIVLTTLEVATPSLSGED; this is encoded by the coding sequence ATGTCTGACCTTCCTTTCACTTTAGATCAGTTACGTATTTTAAAAGCGATCGCCCAAGAAGGAAGCTTCAAGCGTGCCGCTGATAGTCTTTACGTCTCCCAGCCCGCCGTCAGTTTGCAAGTCCAAAATCTCGAACGGCAACTTGATGTCCCCTTATTCGATCGCGGAGGACGACGCGCCCAATTAACCGAAGCTGGGCATCTACTCTTAAGCTACGGTGAAAAAATCCTCAGTCTGTGTCAGGAAACCTGCCGCGCCATTGAGGATTTACAAAATCTCCAAGGTGGGACTTTAATTGTCGGTGCTTCTCAAACCACCGGCACTTATCTCTTGCCCAGAATGATCGGCATGTTCCGACAAAAATATCCCGATGTGGCAGTGCAATTACACGTCCACTCTACCAGGCGGACTGCTTGGAGTGTCGCAAATGGACAAGTTGATCTGGCGATTATCGGGGGGGAAATTCCTGGGGAACTTTCAGAATCTTTAGAAGTTATTCCTTACGCTGAAGACGAACTAGCCCTGATTCTACCTGTCTTTCATCCCTTTACCAAACTTGAAAAAATCCAAAAAGAAGACCTATATAAATTACAATTCATTGCCCTAGATTCCCAATCGACTATCCGCAAAGTCATTGACCAAGTGCTAGGACGCTGTGAAATTGATACCAGACGTTTTAAAGTTGAAATGGAATTGAATTCCATTGAAGCGATTAAAAATGCTGTGCAATCTGGTTTAGGGGCTGCTTTTGTTTCAACTAGTGCGATCGCTAAAGAGCTACAAATGGGGGTTTTGCATCGTACTCCCATTGAAGGTGTAGTTGTCAAACGGACACTGTGGCTGATTTTTAATCCCAATCGCTATAGATCCAAGGCCGCAGAAGCCTTTAGTCAAGAAATTTTGCCCCAGTTCGCTAACCCAGGATGGAATCAAGATGTGTTAAAATTAGCACAAAAAAACATAGTATTAACTACATTGGAGGTCGCAACACCCAGCTTATCCGGCGAAGACTAA
- a CDS encoding serine/threonine-protein kinase → MEVYCTRPRCPRPQNYFADLDDITTLKTTQQKYCTTCGMPLMLDGRYVPIKLLGRGGFGAAFLARDRRIPGMRQCVVKQFQPAGNLTPTQLQQAQLMFEREAEVLAQLGNDHDQIPDLFAFFPVIVNSLQSGQEDQFFYLVQEYIDGQNLEEELVQQGKFSEQQVLQVLQEILKVLEFVHDRGIIHRDIKPSNIMRRRDGKLFLLDFGAVKQVTNAASAASSTGIYSMGFAPPEQMTGGQVFPSTDLYALAVTLITLLTHQEAIQLFDAYSNQWKWRSQVNINPRLADIFDKMLLPAANQRFQSAQEVLRALSSQALAPTQLNSSSATLPPQASKGSNIFARRSSTQPAFSTLELLGGAAFSGFEGALIAIALSSLVKSQIMITLPISALILGILIFAQTRRWIEKFDLLIIPTITFAIIFFLPFLRGGLDILIVVTLAVAAGLVAISLTAIFRLIYKLLSLLL, encoded by the coding sequence ATGGAAGTTTACTGCACTCGTCCACGTTGCCCACGCCCACAAAACTATTTTGCCGATTTAGACGATATTACGACACTGAAAACAACCCAGCAGAAGTATTGCACTACCTGTGGTATGCCACTGATGCTAGATGGTCGATATGTGCCAATAAAGCTATTGGGAAGGGGCGGTTTTGGAGCAGCCTTTTTGGCACGCGATCGCCGAATACCAGGAATGCGTCAATGCGTGGTTAAGCAGTTTCAACCAGCGGGAAATTTAACCCCAACTCAACTGCAACAAGCGCAGTTAATGTTTGAGAGAGAAGCAGAAGTTTTAGCACAGCTTGGTAACGACCACGATCAAATTCCTGATTTATTCGCCTTCTTTCCAGTAATAGTTAATAGCTTGCAATCAGGACAAGAAGACCAATTTTTTTACTTGGTACAAGAATACATTGATGGGCAAAACCTAGAGGAAGAATTAGTTCAACAAGGCAAATTCTCTGAACAGCAAGTGTTACAGGTATTGCAAGAAATCCTGAAAGTACTAGAGTTTGTCCATGACAGAGGCATTATCCACAGAGATATCAAACCTTCAAATATCATGCGTCGTCGTGATGGTAAACTTTTCTTACTAGATTTTGGTGCAGTCAAGCAAGTAACAAACGCTGCTTCTGCGGCTTCTTCCACAGGAATTTATTCTATGGGATTTGCACCGCCAGAACAGATGACTGGAGGTCAAGTATTTCCATCTACGGACTTATACGCTTTAGCTGTCACTCTGATTACCTTGTTAACACATCAGGAAGCAATTCAACTATTTGATGCCTATAGCAACCAGTGGAAATGGCGATCGCAAGTAAATATCAACCCCCGCCTTGCTGACATTTTCGATAAGATGCTGCTACCTGCTGCTAATCAGCGTTTTCAGTCAGCGCAGGAAGTTTTACGTGCCCTTAGCTCACAGGCTTTAGCGCCTACACAACTTAATTCATCCTCTGCAACACTCCCGCCACAAGCATCTAAAGGTTCCAATATTTTCGCCCGCCGTTCATCAACTCAACCAGCGTTTTCTACATTGGAATTATTGGGTGGGGCGGCATTTAGTGGATTTGAGGGGGCATTAATCGCGATCGCCCTCTCCAGTCTAGTAAAATCACAAATTATGATTACTTTGCCTATTTCCGCCCTAATTTTAGGTATACTAATTTTTGCCCAAACTAGGCGGTGGATTGAAAAGTTCGATTTATTAATTATTCCCACAATTACTTTTGCGATTATTTTTTTTCTCCCATTTTTACGGGGTGGTCTTGACATTCTGATAGTGGTTACTTTAGCCGTTGCAGCTGGCTTAGTAGCTATTTCACTGACAGCCATATTTCGACTTATTTATAAATTATTATCTCTCTTACTTTAA
- a CDS encoding PstS family phosphate ABC transporter substrate-binding protein codes for MSQKNETLSLFLAIIITIGLIFGGLWFLMERWAQLNGTVSKASGNSNTGNPINQFVNNNRCNVPNLPEGTFNYGGSTTWAPIRKDVDSVLESLCPQFTLRYTQPPSVQAGSGTGIRMLIDNQLAFSQSSRSVKAEENTEAKQKEFSLKEIPVAIDGIAIAVNHNLNIPGLTVAQLKDIYTGKITNWQQVGGPNLPITVYSRSKEAGGTVEFFVENVLNKENFATNISYIGTTTEAVRKVAMNTGAIYYASASEIVPQCTIKSLPLGRISGQFVPPYQEPFIPQSECPSKRNQLNTKVFRSGDYAITRNLFVIVKQNSQRDQQAGEAYANWLLTPQGQELIEKAGFVRIK; via the coding sequence ATGTCTCAGAAAAACGAAACACTTAGTCTTTTTTTAGCCATTATCATCACCATTGGTTTAATCTTTGGTGGTCTATGGTTTCTTATGGAACGCTGGGCGCAATTAAACGGAACTGTTTCTAAAGCTTCAGGGAATAGCAACACAGGTAATCCCATAAACCAGTTTGTCAACAACAATAGATGTAATGTGCCAAATCTCCCAGAGGGAACATTCAACTATGGTGGTAGTACAACCTGGGCACCCATCCGTAAAGATGTAGACTCAGTACTAGAAAGCCTGTGCCCTCAGTTTACTTTACGCTATACTCAACCTCCTTCAGTCCAAGCCGGCTCTGGAACTGGGATTCGGATGTTGATAGATAATCAACTAGCTTTTTCTCAATCTTCTCGCTCAGTTAAAGCTGAAGAAAATACCGAAGCTAAACAAAAAGAATTTAGTTTGAAAGAAATTCCGGTAGCCATTGATGGTATAGCGATCGCAGTTAACCACAATCTCAATATTCCAGGTTTAACTGTCGCCCAACTCAAAGACATCTACACGGGCAAAATTACTAACTGGCAACAAGTGGGTGGGCCAAATTTACCAATTACAGTCTACTCTCGCAGTAAAGAAGCTGGGGGTACAGTAGAGTTTTTTGTGGAAAATGTTTTAAATAAAGAGAATTTTGCTACTAACATTAGTTACATTGGTACGACCACAGAAGCCGTGCGAAAAGTAGCAATGAATACTGGTGCAATTTACTATGCTTCTGCCTCAGAGATTGTACCCCAGTGTACGATTAAGTCTCTACCATTAGGGCGGATAAGCGGTCAATTTGTGCCTCCCTACCAGGAACCATTTATACCTCAATCTGAATGCCCAAGTAAGCGTAATCAGTTGAATACTAAAGTATTTCGGAGTGGAGACTACGCAATTACCCGCAATTTATTTGTAATTGTTAAACAGAATAGTCAAAGAGATCAGCAAGCTGGGGAAGCTTATGCAAATTGGCTTTTGACACCCCAAGGTCAAGAACTGATCGAAAAAGCTGGATTTGTCAGAATTAAATGA
- a CDS encoding ABC transporter substrate-binding protein: MSQKNETKILALALLLTIGIVGGGFWLFAKNSGVKIGNTAIQNQAAGNNTSLQDRISFGEKSLTPGEISPVKKEGLQAIAAKSYDKAIANFTAALKLNRNDPEALIFLNNARIGSSKSYTIVASVPFGTDPNAALEILRGIAQAQNQVNTSGGIKGVPLKVGIANDDDNPEIAKQIASNLVSNSEVLGVVGPNTSDSTLAAGAIYTSGQLVAISPTSTSVKISNFSHYVFRTVPSDFMAARSLANYMVKTLQKKNAVVFFNSQSNYSQSLKSEFVSSVSLEGGQVSSEFDLSKADFSAAKSVEQATKQGAEVLMLAANTETLDKALQVIQINQKKLTLLAGDDVYTAKTLEIGREQAAGMVVAVPWHIDGDPKSDFPQKSRQLWGADVSWRSALSYDATIALIKSLERNPTRSGVQEALASSDFSASGASGTIRFLPSGDRNAPVQLVKIVPGSRSRTGYDFEPVR; encoded by the coding sequence ATGTCACAAAAGAATGAAACCAAAATTTTAGCCTTGGCCTTACTGCTGACAATTGGCATAGTTGGCGGTGGTTTTTGGTTGTTTGCTAAAAACTCTGGGGTCAAAATTGGTAATACTGCCATTCAAAATCAGGCCGCAGGTAACAATACATCCTTACAAGACCGCATTAGTTTTGGGGAAAAATCCTTGACTCCAGGTGAGATTTCTCCAGTGAAAAAAGAAGGATTACAGGCGATCGCTGCTAAAAGTTATGATAAAGCGATCGCCAATTTCACTGCTGCCCTAAAACTCAACCGTAACGATCCAGAAGCATTAATTTTTCTTAACAATGCCCGCATCGGTTCTTCCAAGAGCTATACCATTGTGGCCTCTGTACCATTTGGCACTGACCCCAATGCTGCTTTAGAAATTTTACGTGGCATCGCCCAAGCCCAAAATCAAGTTAATACCTCTGGGGGAATCAAGGGAGTACCTTTAAAAGTAGGGATAGCTAACGATGACGACAATCCAGAAATAGCCAAGCAAATCGCTTCCAACTTAGTCAGCAATTCCGAAGTATTAGGTGTAGTTGGGCCGAATACTAGCGATTCTACCTTAGCCGCAGGTGCTATCTATACTTCTGGACAACTTGTAGCAATTTCTCCTACTAGCACATCTGTCAAAATTTCTAACTTTAGCCACTACGTTTTTCGCACAGTTCCCAGTGATTTTATGGCTGCGAGAAGTTTAGCTAACTATATGGTAAAAACTTTGCAGAAAAAAAATGCAGTGGTTTTCTTTAATTCTCAGAGTAATTATAGCCAGTCTTTAAAGTCAGAGTTTGTCTCATCTGTTTCTCTAGAAGGTGGACAAGTATCCAGCGAATTTGATTTATCCAAGGCTGATTTTAGTGCGGCTAAAAGTGTAGAACAAGCAACTAAACAAGGTGCAGAAGTGTTGATGTTAGCTGCTAACACTGAAACTCTAGATAAAGCGCTGCAAGTAATTCAGATTAACCAGAAAAAGTTAACTCTGCTGGCGGGAGATGATGTTTACACTGCTAAAACTTTAGAAATTGGCAGAGAGCAAGCTGCGGGAATGGTAGTGGCAGTTCCCTGGCATATTGATGGCGATCCTAAGTCAGATTTTCCTCAGAAATCGCGGCAGCTATGGGGTGCTGATGTGAGTTGGCGAAGCGCCCTTAGTTATGATGCTACTATTGCTCTAATTAAGTCATTAGAACGAAATCCTACACGATCTGGAGTCCAAGAAGCATTGGCATCCTCTGATTTTTCTGCCAGCGGCGCTTCTGGTACAATTCGATTTTTACCATCAGGCGATCGCAATGCGCCAGTCCAACTTGTAAAAATTGTTCCTGGTTCTCGCTCTCGCACTGGTTATGACTTTGAGCCAGTGCGTTAA
- a CDS encoding PstS family phosphate ABC transporter substrate-binding protein: MSQKNEIPILVLSILITVGLVAGGFWWFSRKSGLEINTVNSASTNTPQATSGKPSGGTFSLVKDVPTGLFNYGGSTSWAPIRLVVDPAIQAARPELRLRYVEPSNASPGSSTGIQSLIDGQLAFAQSSRPVLDQELSRAQQRGFSLKQIPVAIDGLAVAVNPNLNIPGLTVDQLKSIYTGKINNWSQVGGPNIPIKPYSRRIADGGTVELFVQDILGGQAFSSNVEFISTTTQALQKLAGSPGSIYYASAPEVIPQCSIKALPLGRTQGQYIAPYQEPSVLPSECPGKRNKLNIDAFQSGKYPITRNLFVVVKQNNQTEQQAGVAYANLLLTEQGQELISQAGFVKIR, encoded by the coding sequence ATGTCCCAAAAAAATGAAATACCTATTCTTGTATTATCAATTCTGATTACAGTTGGGCTAGTAGCTGGAGGTTTTTGGTGGTTTAGCAGAAAGTCTGGTCTGGAGATAAATACAGTTAATTCTGCTAGTACAAACACGCCCCAAGCCACATCAGGAAAACCTAGTGGCGGGACTTTCTCTTTAGTAAAAGATGTTCCTACAGGATTATTCAATTACGGAGGTAGTACATCTTGGGCACCGATTCGACTAGTAGTTGACCCAGCAATTCAAGCCGCACGGCCAGAGTTACGGCTGCGCTATGTAGAACCCAGCAATGCTTCTCCTGGTTCTAGTACTGGCATTCAGTCGCTGATAGACGGTCAACTAGCTTTTGCCCAGTCCTCCCGGCCAGTTCTAGATCAGGAATTAAGCCGTGCCCAACAGCGTGGATTCAGTTTAAAACAAATTCCTGTAGCAATTGATGGTTTAGCGGTCGCAGTTAATCCCAACTTGAATATCCCAGGACTAACGGTAGACCAGTTAAAGTCAATTTACACAGGCAAAATCAATAATTGGAGCCAGGTGGGCGGCCCCAATATCCCGATTAAGCCCTATTCTCGCCGCATTGCTGATGGCGGTACAGTTGAGCTTTTCGTCCAAGACATCTTGGGTGGTCAAGCTTTCAGCTCCAACGTGGAATTTATCTCCACAACCACCCAAGCCTTGCAAAAATTGGCTGGTAGTCCTGGTAGCATCTACTACGCTTCTGCCCCAGAGGTGATTCCTCAATGTTCAATCAAAGCCTTGCCGTTGGGGCGGACGCAAGGACAATACATTGCACCATACCAAGAACCTTCTGTCCTCCCGTCTGAATGTCCTGGGAAACGGAACAAATTGAACATTGATGCTTTCCAATCAGGAAAATACCCGATTACCCGCAATCTGTTTGTGGTGGTCAAACAGAATAATCAGACTGAGCAGCAAGCAGGTGTCGCTTACGCCAACTTACTGCTGACTGAGCAGGGACAGGAACTGATTAGTCAAGCTGGGTTTGTCAAAATTCGCTGA
- a CDS encoding Crp/Fnr family transcriptional regulator, translating to MQSPSSFSEASRPFLTWQRILDWAQEHYRCRTFSKDERIPARPGLLYLVQRGAIRMVGTAQVSATASQLTSRRINRTPEEAFLGFVGAGQPFEIVAQSPFTLQAYAHVDQTAVLWMYWHDLDNWPHFRREVMDAFRYQHQRKLLWLSALGQRRTIDRLLGFLTLLIEEYGEPAMSDTDPDVIRGYCLPFPLTHAQIGSAIGSTRVTVTRLMGKLRQRGLILTQGDNLICLPAESINRAG from the coding sequence ATGCAATCTCCATCCTCCTTTTCTGAGGCATCACGGCCTTTTCTGACTTGGCAACGCATTCTTGACTGGGCTCAAGAACACTACCGCTGCCGCACCTTTAGCAAAGATGAGCGCATTCCAGCCCGGCCTGGATTGCTGTATTTGGTGCAAAGGGGTGCGATCCGGATGGTAGGAACCGCCCAAGTTAGTGCGACTGCTAGTCAGCTAACATCCCGACGAATCAACAGAACTCCAGAAGAAGCGTTCTTGGGTTTTGTGGGAGCGGGACAGCCATTTGAAATTGTTGCTCAATCACCATTCACACTCCAGGCTTACGCCCATGTTGACCAAACTGCGGTGCTGTGGATGTACTGGCACGATTTAGACAATTGGCCTCACTTCCGTCGCGAAGTTATGGATGCCTTTAGGTATCAGCACCAGCGTAAGCTGCTGTGGTTGAGTGCCTTGGGACAACGCCGCACAATTGACCGACTCTTAGGATTTCTCACATTGTTAATTGAGGAATATGGAGAACCAGCAATGAGCGACACTGATCCTGATGTGATTCGCGGTTATTGTCTGCCCTTCCCCCTCACCCATGCCCAAATTGGTAGTGCGATTGGTTCCACTCGTGTTACTGTCACCCGCTTAATGGGTAAGCTGCGTCAACGTGGCTTAATCCTGACTCAAGGCGATAACCTCATTTGCTTGCCAGCAGAGTCGATTAATAGAGCTGGTTAA
- a CDS encoding DALR anticodon-binding domain-containing protein, which translates to MKSISIDTYKAENNCIRSEKIPLHKGRDENRVLYTSSVSLRLSKSQNRKAMELANAIASDLSRICEDVFSIQVVPPGWIYFELTHSTLATWLQSLVVGSLGVLGTGDKGTMGQGGLLKPMPNAQFAVQYAHARCCSLVLLAHREGLIKLREPVPSTSLAFWDVISPNPIPWLNCDGTLRLNHPDEHRLIDELIQVVDNIECPDVGGSVKWEKVALNLSQAFEKFWSNCRIWGEVKITSPELAQARLGLLMATQSVLRFVLEENLGVFAPLEL; encoded by the coding sequence ATGAAATCAATAAGCATTGATACTTACAAAGCAGAAAATAACTGCATAAGAAGTGAAAAAATTCCTCTACATAAAGGTAGAGATGAAAATAGAGTTTTATACACTTCAAGTGTGTCTTTGCGACTATCAAAATCTCAGAATCGAAAAGCGATGGAGCTTGCTAATGCGATCGCTTCTGATTTATCAAGGATTTGTGAGGACGTTTTTAGTATCCAAGTAGTTCCCCCTGGTTGGATATATTTTGAATTAACTCACTCAACTTTAGCGACTTGGTTACAAAGTCTCGTAGTTGGGAGTTTGGGGGTACTGGGAACTGGGGACAAGGGGACAATGGGACAAGGGGGACTACTAAAGCCAATGCCCAATGCCCAATTCGCTGTTCAATATGCCCATGCACGCTGCTGTTCGCTAGTGCTTCTGGCTCATCGAGAGGGATTGATTAAACTTAGAGAACCAGTTCCAAGTACTAGCCTAGCTTTTTGGGATGTTATCTCTCCTAACCCCATACCTTGGCTTAATTGTGACGGAACACTACGGCTAAATCACCCAGATGAGCATCGTCTAATTGACGAATTAATACAAGTAGTAGACAACATAGAGTGCCCTGATGTTGGCGGTTCTGTGAAATGGGAAAAAGTAGCGCTGAATTTGAGCCAAGCTTTTGAAAAGTTTTGGTCTAATTGCCGAATTTGGGGTGAGGTGAAAATTACGTCACCAGAACTAGCCCAAGCCAGACTTGGATTGCTCATGGCTACTCAGTCAGTATTAAGATTTGTCCTAGAGGAAAACCTGGGTGTTTTTGCGCCTTTGGAGTTATAA
- a CDS encoding Cof-type HAD-IIB family hydrolase, whose protein sequence is MQKAFATHLASTDHQAAAKDIKLLVLDIDGTIAGHSNTISAGVKQAIVAAQARGIQVAIATGRMYRSALRFHQDIGSTLPLMAYQGAWIQDPITQKIHRHWVVSREIAYQLIDYFEQPELRSLLSVHFYINDQLYVRELTKETQIYAERSGVIPIPVGDLRQALTNEPTKILALSDDTDVIDKLLGNLRRQYTPAELYLTTSVATFFEATNASVNKGTAVRYLAEELLGLQLANVMAIGDNFNDVEMLEYVGLGVAMGNAPAAVQAIAQWVAPSVEEDGAAVAIEKFLL, encoded by the coding sequence ATGCAGAAAGCATTTGCCACTCATTTGGCATCTACCGATCATCAGGCTGCTGCAAAAGACATTAAACTACTAGTTTTGGATATAGATGGCACGATCGCAGGGCACTCTAACACCATCAGTGCAGGTGTAAAGCAAGCTATTGTGGCAGCGCAAGCACGAGGAATTCAAGTGGCGATCGCCACCGGTCGAATGTATCGTTCAGCCTTGCGTTTTCACCAAGACATCGGCTCTACCCTACCATTAATGGCCTATCAAGGAGCCTGGATTCAAGACCCGATCACCCAAAAAATTCATCGCCACTGGGTTGTTTCTAGAGAAATAGCCTACCAGCTAATCGACTATTTTGAACAACCTGAGTTGCGATCGCTCCTATCTGTCCACTTTTATATCAACGATCAGCTATATGTCCGTGAATTAACGAAAGAAACCCAAATTTATGCAGAACGTTCTGGTGTTATCCCAATTCCCGTAGGTGATTTACGCCAAGCCTTAACGAATGAACCGACAAAAATTCTTGCTTTATCCGATGACACTGACGTAATCGACAAGCTATTAGGAAATTTACGCCGCCAGTACACACCCGCCGAACTTTATTTAACAACATCTGTAGCTACCTTTTTTGAAGCAACTAACGCTTCTGTAAACAAAGGAACTGCTGTACGTTACCTAGCCGAAGAGTTGTTGGGATTACAGCTAGCCAATGTGATGGCCATTGGCGATAACTTCAATGATGTGGAAATGCTGGAATATGTTGGACTTGGTGTCGCTATGGGTAACGCACCAGCAGCAGTGCAAGCGATCGCACAGTGGGTAGCTCCTAGCGTAGAAGAAGATGGGGCAGCAGTAGCAATTGAAAAGTTTTTGCTGTAG
- a CDS encoding choice-of-anchor E domain-containing protein, protein MKTKLLNTLSAATTLAGIVATSSAANAASLSYTSSLDYKLTNIVDAPLSIQQFNSSLGTLKGVTIGFTGDILGNAGFENTGNTSSPVTVNLASQLALKLNNQSLFALNPQNSFSYEVDQSDDIIDFGGTSGKTVSGLTATQSGTQSFTNTQFLQSFIGNSNIDFLFSARANSVVSGSGNIASYVKTFAKANIKVTYDYDDVKSIPEPSTTLGVGLIAGLCLLSQRKKSWIKG, encoded by the coding sequence ATGAAAACAAAATTATTGAACACTCTGTCAGCTGCGACAACGTTGGCAGGAATAGTTGCAACATCTAGCGCAGCTAATGCAGCTTCTCTCTCGTACACTAGTTCCCTTGACTATAAGTTGACAAATATCGTTGATGCACCTTTGAGCATCCAACAATTTAACTCGTCTTTAGGCACTCTCAAGGGTGTAACGATAGGATTTACTGGCGATATACTTGGAAATGCAGGTTTTGAAAACACAGGTAATACTTCAAGTCCGGTGACAGTAAATCTTGCCAGTCAACTCGCTTTAAAACTAAATAATCAGTCTCTATTTGCGCTCAATCCGCAAAATAGCTTCAGTTACGAAGTTGATCAATCTGACGACATCATTGATTTTGGTGGTACATCTGGAAAGACTGTTTCTGGACTAACTGCCACACAATCTGGTACTCAGTCTTTCACTAATACCCAATTCTTGCAGTCTTTCATTGGTAATAGCAACATAGACTTTTTGTTCTCAGCTAGAGCTAATTCAGTAGTTTCAGGTTCGGGCAACATAGCATCTTATGTCAAAACATTTGCCAAAGCAAATATCAAAGTAACTTATGACTACGATGATGTTAAATCGATACCTGAACCCTCCACCACCCTTGGAGTTGGTTTAATTGCTGGGCTTTGTCTGTTGTCACAACGCAAAAAAAGCTGGATCAAAGGGTAA